One genomic window of Ottowia oryzae includes the following:
- a CDS encoding response regulator transcription factor, with amino-acid sequence MKLLLIEDDAQLAHWLVQLLREQDFLVDHVADGGAADRLLAQSHYDVVLLDLNLPQLSGKGVLRRIRERQDDAAVIVLTASASLDQKVQCLEMGADDYLVKPIEVRELVARMQALLRRQRPGKANDITCGDLRYDLRTRQFTLAGADLALPPRERHLLETLILHAGTTVSRQALVDGLFGIDEEASADAIDLYVHRLRKKLEASSTTIVTLRGVGFLLRTRQD; translated from the coding sequence ATGAAACTGCTGCTGATCGAAGACGATGCGCAACTGGCGCACTGGCTGGTGCAGCTGCTGCGCGAGCAGGACTTCCTGGTCGACCATGTGGCCGACGGCGGCGCGGCCGACCGCCTGCTGGCGCAATCGCACTACGACGTGGTGCTGCTGGATTTGAACCTGCCGCAGCTGTCGGGCAAAGGCGTGCTGCGCCGCATCCGCGAGCGGCAGGACGACGCTGCCGTCATCGTGCTGACGGCGTCCGCCTCGCTGGACCAGAAGGTGCAATGCCTGGAAATGGGCGCCGACGACTACCTGGTCAAACCCATCGAGGTGCGCGAACTGGTGGCGCGCATGCAGGCGCTGCTGCGGCGGCAGCGCCCCGGCAAGGCCAACGACATCACCTGCGGCGACCTGCGCTACGACCTGCGCACCCGCCAGTTCACACTGGCCGGCGCCGACCTGGCCCTGCCCCCGCGCGAGCGGCATTTGCTGGAAACGCTCATCCTGCACGCGGGCACCACGGTATCGCGCCAGGCGCTGGTGGATGGCCTTTTCGGCATCGACGAAGAAGCCAGCGCCGACGCGATCGACCTGTACGTGCACCGCCTGCGCAAGAAGCTGGAAGCCAGCAGCACCACCATCGTCACCCTGCGCGGCGTGGGCTTTCTGCTGCGCACGCGGCAGGATTGA